One genomic segment of Ipomoea triloba cultivar NCNSP0323 chromosome 9, ASM357664v1 includes these proteins:
- the LOC116030578 gene encoding (3S,6E)-nerolidol synthase 1-like, which produces MAPLHYLQNIKPLMHSIARSHQSSAPEHPLNDPNMVENQQKQLEKMSHLFDQVKEDSLKGLVLIDTMQRFGMDHYFEDQIHESLKQQYQDSQTLAYNNEDELYAVSLRFRLLRQQGFHVPADVFNSFKGENMKFKYALSEDIRGLMALHEASHLSMEDEDILDEASIFTTHFLTEKLPHLDDRHALIAQNTMHYPYHKSLARFTTMNYLKNQDLKNEWEKLLADFAIMDFNLVQYIYHEEILQVFKWWKGLGVSEELKLARNQPLKWYIWSMAVVKDPCLSKQRIEITKPISLVYLVDDIFDIYGTLDELILFTEVINRWEFSAADKLPSYMKMCLKIIHDTTHEISNVVYQEFGWSPMDYLKEAWASLCNAFLTEAKWFASGDSPKAEEYLKNGIISSGVPMVLTNLFFLLGYGESTGTRDIEDIISSVAAILRLLDDLGTAKDEEQEGKDGSYVEYYIKEQQDWSLGDGRQHVIDMVSQQWKLLNKHCISPTPIPTPFRTACLNAARLVPMMYTYNDKHRLPVLEEHVKFMFSNIMEDLMW; this is translated from the exons ATGGCACCTCTTCACTACCTACAAAATATCAAACCTTTGATGCATTCCATTGCACGGTCTCATCAATCCAGTGCTCCCGAGCACCCCTTGAATGACCCTAATATG GTGGAGAATCAGCAGAAACAATTGGAAAAGATGAGTCACTTGTTTGATCAAGTTAAAGAAGACAGTTTAAAAGGACTTGTGCTAATCGATACCATGCAGCGGTTTGGTATGGATCACTACTTTGAAGATCAAATCCATGAAAGTCTGAAGCAACAATACCAAGATTCTCAAACTCTTGCTTATAACAATGAAGATGAGCTTTACGCAGTTTCACTTCGTTTTCGATTGTTAAGGCAACAAGGTTTCCATGTCCCTGCAG ATGTGTTCAACAGCTTCAAAGGTGAGAATATGAAGTTTAAGTATGCATTATCGGAAGACATAAGGGGACTCATGGCTTTGCATGAAGCCTCACATCTGTCCATGGAAGACGAAGACATTCTAGATGAGGCGTCTATATTTACTACCCATTTTCTGACGGAAAAATTGCCACATCTTGATGATCGCCATGCCTTGATAGCTCAAAACACTATGCACTATCCCTATCACAAAAGCTTGGCTCGGTTCACAACAATGAACTACCTTAAAAATCAGGACCTCAAAAACGAATGGGAGAAGCTCCTAGCAGATTTTGCAATAATGGATTTCAACTTGGTGCAATATATATACCATGAAGAAATCCTTCAAGTGTTCAA ATGGTGGAAAGGACTTGGTGTATCGGAAGAGTTGAAGCTAGCTAGGAATCAACCTCTCAAATGGTATATTTGGTCAATGGCTGTGGTCAAGGATCCATGTTTGTCTAAGCAGAGGATCGAGATAACCAAGCCAATCTCCCTTGTTTATTTGGTGGATGACATTTTTGATATTTATGGTACCCTTGATGAACTTATTCTTTTCACAGAAGTAATCAATAG ATGGGAATTTTCAGCAGCGGATAAATTACCAAGTTACATGAAAATGTGTCTCAAGATAATTCATGACACCACACATGAGATCAGCAACGTAGTTTACCAAGAGTTTGGTTGGAGTCCTATGGACTATTTGAAAGAAGCG TGGGCAAGTTTGTGCAATGCATTTCTAACGGAAGCAAAGTGGTTTGCTTCTGGGGATTCACCAAAGGCGGAGGAGTACTTAAAAAATGGGATTATAAGCTCGGGAGTACCCATGGTCCTCACCAACCTTTTCTTTCTCTTGGGCTATGGTGAGTCCACTGGAACCAGAGATATTGAGGACATTATATCTTCAGTAGCTGCAATTCTTCGCCTCCTAGATGACCTAGGAACTGCAAAG GATGAGGAACAAGAAGGAAAAGATGGATCTTACGTGGAGTACTACATCAAAGAGCAGCAAGATTGGTCATTAGGTGATGGAAGGCAGCATGTTATAGATATGGTTTCCCAGCAGTGGAAGCTACTAAACAAGCATTGCATCTCTCCAACCCCTATTCCTACACCTTTCCGAACAGCTTGTCTAAATGCAGCGAGATTGGTTCCAATGATGTACACTTACAACGACAAGCATCGCCTTCCTGTCCTTGAAGAGCATGTCAAGTTCATGTTTTCCAACATCATGGAAGACTTGATGTGGTGA
- the LOC116028745 gene encoding glycine-rich protein A3-like isoform X2, with the protein MGKDKQHSDDRGLFSNMAGYAMGHYIYPPHHNAYPPPAAPYPAYPPPGYPHTGYPPPPTSHPPPAGYPHAGYPPPAYPPPSGYPPGGYLPAGYPAPSASYHHGHGPSVGPMIAGGAAAAAAVYGAHHLMHGHHVGFGKYKHGKFKHGKFGKRWKHGLFGKHKFKRWK; encoded by the exons ATGGGAAAAGACAAGCAGCACAGTGATGACAGAGGACTCTTTTCTAATATGGCTGGATATGCTATGggacattacatttaccctcCACACCATAATGCTTATCCCCCACCAGCTGCTCCCTATCCAGCCTATCCTCCACCTGGATACCCTCACACTGGATATCCCCCGCCTCCGACCTCACATCCTCCGCCAGCTGGATACCCTCACGCAGGATATCCTCCGCCAGCATATCCTCCGCCTAGCGGATATCCCCCAGGAGGTTATCTTCCAGCAGGCTATCCAGCTCCTTCAGCTTCTTATCATCATG GGCATGGACCTAGTGTCGGACCAATGATAGCTGGAGGTGCAGCAGCCGCAGCTGCTGTTTATGGAGCTCACCATCTCATGCACGGCCATCATGTTGGGTTTGGAAAGTATAAGCACGGCAAGTTCAAGCATGGCAAGTTTGGAAAGCGTTGGAAACATGGCTTATTCGGGAAGCATAAGTTCAAGAGATGGAAGTGA
- the LOC116028745 gene encoding glycine-rich protein A3-like isoform X1, translated as MGKDKQHSDDRGLFSNMAGYAMGHYIYPPHHNAYPPPAAPYPAYPPPGYPHTGYPPPPTSHPPPAGYPHAGYPPPAYPPPSGYPPGGYLPAGYPAPSASYHHGGHGPSVGPMIAGGAAAAAAVYGAHHLMHGHHVGFGKYKHGKFKHGKFGKRWKHGLFGKHKFKRWK; from the exons ATGGGAAAAGACAAGCAGCACAGTGATGACAGAGGACTCTTTTCTAATATGGCTGGATATGCTATGggacattacatttaccctcCACACCATAATGCTTATCCCCCACCAGCTGCTCCCTATCCAGCCTATCCTCCACCTGGATACCCTCACACTGGATATCCCCCGCCTCCGACCTCACATCCTCCGCCAGCTGGATACCCTCACGCAGGATATCCTCCGCCAGCATATCCTCCGCCTAGCGGATATCCCCCAGGAGGTTATCTTCCAGCAGGCTATCCAGCTCCTTCAGCTTCTTATCATCATGGTG GGCATGGACCTAGTGTCGGACCAATGATAGCTGGAGGTGCAGCAGCCGCAGCTGCTGTTTATGGAGCTCACCATCTCATGCACGGCCATCATGTTGGGTTTGGAAAGTATAAGCACGGCAAGTTCAAGCATGGCAAGTTTGGAAAGCGTTGGAAACATGGCTTATTCGGGAAGCATAAGTTCAAGAGATGGAAGTGA